The DNA region ATCAACTGCTTCACATTAGACTGACCAAGTATCATTAGTAATATCTTCTCTCTAGAATTGAGCAATTACATTCCagaactaaaatcagaaattcttTCCAAACAGTTATATGTGCTGCAGCTCCCCTTCATTGGGAAGAGCTAATCAAGAAGAGCCTGTCTATTTTATAAGCACTGAATATTCTTTACATTTTGAACCTACCAGCAAGGAATAGAGTTGAACAATTTGCCGATAGTCATGCAGATTTAAGACTGTGCCAGAGACCTCAGCAAGTTGTCTCCTAGCTCAGGTACCTTCTTCCCAGGCTCTTATGACAGTTTCACAGAGTGGACTCCCAGATGAAgagaggtttttctttcttttttttttttgaggaagatcagccctgagctaacatctgctgccaatcctcctctttttgctgaggaagactggccctgagctaacacccatgcccatcttcctctactttatatgtgggacacctgccacagcatgggcttcatgagcagtgccgtgtccgcacccaggattcaaaccggtggaCTCCggcctgctgaagtggaacgtgcgaacttaactgctgcgccagcgGGCCGGCCCCGAGAGGTTTTTCTGAGACATGGAATCAtcacatttcttttcctcttctctctcctgcagcACGATATCAGAATGAATTAGCTGGCGTAGACACCGAGCTGCTAGCTGAGAGATTTTACTACCAAGCCCTGTCAGTAGCTCCCCAGATCGGTAAGTGGGTCCCCACTTGGGCCTCCCAAGCCAGCTGCGTTTTCCAAGAGGAAGATGATGTTGTTGAGAGGGCAGGCAGGCCATATTCACTTCTCCCTAGATCCTCCCCACACTCATTTATCTCACACTTCATCTTGGTTATGCATTCTCCCCCTTGTAACACACACTCAGAAGATggggaggacaaaagggaaaGTGGGAAAGTCTTGAACTaagaaggatggaggcagaagagaaggaagagagaaggtgcTTCCCTGTTCCTGAGATCTTTTTACTTGAGCTGCCCCCACAGGAGGCACAGTGAGGGACGGGGTAAAGCTTCGTTCCAGGGAGAGATGGGGCTTAGCATGTAGGAAGGAGAACTCAGAGGTGAGATGCTGAGCTGGGATAGAGGAGAGGGCTTCAGAGAGTTCTGTCACTGTTAGAAGAGTCACAGCTGCTGCTGAAGGAATGGCACCCCCTGGGTGCTGAACTCCCTCGTGGGCCAGGTGGGAATAGACTGATAGGAAGTGAGTCTCTAATCAGTAATCCCCTGGAGGAGCAAGATTAAGCCGCTAATCACCTAAGACACCAGTGTTGCCTGCAGACCCACTGTTCTCCCCATAAGTTCTCTGATGCTTAGCATTGGTTGGACCTGGCACCTTTCAGTGAGTGTTGTGGTCACAGACTGCgtgacttctctttctttccaggaaTGCCCTTCAACCAGCTGGGCACCCTTGCAGGCAGCAAGTACTATAATGTGGAAGCCATGTATTGCTACCTGCGCTGGTGAGTAGTTGCCAGCTCTTTCCCCAGTCCTGCTTTCATGTCCATACCATACctgctctgttttctctcttcccttcttcccttgtCTGGCTCCAGGGTAAGATAGGAAAATGCTAAGATTGccttcaatttcctcctctcaGGGGCACCCTGACACAGCCCCACTGCTTTTCACACAGCCACCTGGATTTGTAGGCGTTTGGACAGCTAAAATAGCTGTCCACTGTCATGCAAAATGCAGGATTGCTGCCTTCCtgaagaagtaaataaatttgaTATAGTCGATAAAATATCACCAAAGTAGCCTCTGGCAAGAACTTCAGAATTGTAGAGATTCAGTGTTTTGAGGTGACAGAGATGACAGCATGGGAGGACCCGCTTAGAAGCAGGATGGGTCACTGCTTCTCTGGATCTGATACTTAGCTCTTAGAATAAACAGTTTTTTCAGGGCATCCAAAGTTTGTTAGGCTTCAGTTACTAAGTCACCATAGCCAAATGCACATGAGGCTCATAGGTAAACCAGAATGTTGTTGGTTAAGTTATAACAAGAAATAAACGGCCAGGAAAACCGAGAAACTTCCTCTTGCCACCTAGTCAGGGCCAAAGTCTACTTGAGAAGCTAAATCATTCTCAGAAGAGGTTATATAGTGAGTTGGCCTTCAAAGCAAAAGGAATAAGGTGGTCTTCATAGCTTCAAAGGTCAAATACTAAAGTGTAAAGTAAAACGCCTAATTGTGCTTTGTAATTCCATGTGTCGTGACCTTGGTTCACCTGGTCAAGGAAACTTCTTCCTTGTATCAACAGTATTTGCTCGTGTGGTGCCCCTTCTCCTTTTCTAGATCAGTACAGACTGGCCTCCTGTTCCACTgtatttgttcttaaaaatgatcACCAGGTTTATGACCCGCCATTGCGTCTTTGCCATTTCTCTCATGCCATCCAGAGAATGCCCCCCTTACTTGTCCTGAATCCTTCATCACACTCATGATCATGATTTAGGGTGAGTCACTTCCAAAGAGAGCTAAGTACCTCCAGGTTTGGGAGGTGTCCACTAAGGTCCTAGGTACTCTGCTTGAACAGTTCTATCTGTGGTGTCTGAGTTTGGCATTTGGGTAGGACTCAGTTGGGCACTTCTCGTCCCAGTGGCATTGTCTAGGGTCAGTCCTTGGTATTCAGCTGATGTGGAGCTCTGGTATATCTGGAGGGTTGACTCATCTAGACCCCTCTCCCTCTCGTCTCAGGGCCTCTCCATGTGATGTCTTCCTCAGGGTGGGCAGTTTCTTACGTAGTGGCTTGAGGCTCCAACAGTGAATAATGACCCAAGAAACTTGGAAGTAGAATCTGCCAGTCTCTTAAGGGCTGGAAACTGGCAGAATCACTTCTACTATATTGGTCAAAGCAGTTGCATAGTCTTCCACCCCCAGCCAAGATTTAAGAGGAGGGGACAGAACCCACTTCTCAGTGGAAGGTATATCAAGGAATCAGTGGCTCTCTTTAATTCACCACAAACACCTACTTCTCCTTTTCTATACCttgctttttataattaaaagatgtttaaaaaaaaacaagacatcaAGAAAAGTATGGTGTCCTGTTGAGGTCAGTCTTCAGTGAGGCAGACGCAGCTCTACCACGTGTTAGCTGCGTGACTTTTGCAGTATACTTGTTCTCTTGGGCTGTGTCCCCTCATCGTAACTGTGGGCAATATTAGggtacagtgcctgacacagtggGCTGCTCAGCACGTATTCGCATTGGAAtgagtgttgtgaggattaactgaaatGGTGTATGTAAATATCCTTgcacataataaatgcttattaaatgctACCTATTATTAAATActctatgctttaaaaaaaatgaaggataatGTATTTCAGGGATGGTAGCTAAGTTAAGTTTTGAAACATAAAGTAGGATTAATTGTCCCATTTCCAGATATAGAGGAGATGCAGACTTCATCTTTACTCTGATTAATCTGGAAGctggtttgtgtgtgttttattagGAAAGATAGCTTTCACTCTGAGTACATACATggaaggggaggctgggggcagccTGTAATTACAAGAAACCTTCTTTCCTAAAGCCCTGGCAGAGCgacatttccccctccccctctgcccctgccaAGACTCAGTAGCTCACCTCTGTATCTCCTTTAGCATCCAGTCAGAAGTGTCCTTTGAGGGGGCCTATGGGAACCTCAAGCGGCTCTATGACAAGGCAGCCAAAATGTACCACCAGCTGAAGAAGTGTGAGACTCGGAAACTCTCTCCCAGCAAGAAGCGGTAAGTGGggcctgtggggaggagggggtctCTCTGCAGTTGGTATGGCAGAACCATAGGGACTCTGGAGCCATTCACCATTTACCTTGGGCTCCTCTCATTTCAGATGTAAAGACATTAAGAGGTTGCTGGTGAACTTTATGTATCTGCAAAGCCTCCTGCAGCCCAAAAGCAGGTGAGTGGAAGAGAACATGAGCAAGAACTGTGTCCTGTGAGCCCTATCCATGATGGCTCCTTGACAGAGGGGGACCTCAAGAGGAGGGAGCAGGCTATTGAATTCTGCCTCTCAGCTGGAAATTCCTTAGTCAGTTAGTCTTTTGTAGGCATCCTTCAGTGTTTCACCATAGGgttctgtgcccattttcccctGGGCAGCTCACCCTTTGGCACAGAATGGGTGCTCACTCAATGTTGGAGGAGTGACTGAATGGGAAGCCCACCCACATGTCTTCCCCTGGGTGTCTgtccttcctctgttttttgtctGCTTTGGAGGTTAGCCCAGCACTGAGTCCCTCTGCTGCTCTCTGTGAAGTCTCCTCTGCAGGCTCGCTTAGTCTTTTCTCTGAATCCTGTATTCCCAACTCTTTTTGCCTGCCTCAGCCACCATCACTGACCTCCCTGTTACTCCTGCCCCTCCATAGCTCCGTGGACTCAGAGCTGACATCACTTTGCCAGTCAGTCCTGGAGGACTTCAACCTCTGTCTCTTCTACCTGCCCTCCTCACCCAACCTCAGCCTGGCCAGTGAGGATGAGGAAGAGTATGACAGTGGATATGCTTTCCTCCCGGATCTTCTCATCTTCCAGATGGTCATCATCTGCCTTATGGGTGTGCACAGCTTGAAAAGAGCAGGTAACTGTCCATATGTCCTTCTTTTATCCCCCACTGGGTTCTGGGATCCTCACTACCCTTTGCTGCAGCTCCTTATTCATAAAGTTTCTTCCACAAGCAGACCCTTCACTATCTGTATGTCTGCTTGGCTGTGGAAGAGTGAGGGACAAGCAACCCTACCCTAAGGGAGCTcctggtgaatgaataaaggcACCAGCATATGcccttccccatctcccctccctccacaccccccCCGCCCCATCCCTAGCCAGGACCCAGGCAGACATGATGGTGAGGATACTTACCTAATGATACAGACAGAATTCAGACCTTGCTCCTTGGGGTATGGGGAGGAGCCTGTGTGAAGGCATGAAAGCCAGGGAGGATGAGATGGGACAAGAGGATACATGAGCTTACATGAGGAAGCAAGGTGAGCTGCCATAATAGTGCAGAGGCCTGAGAAATCTTTTTTTACCTTAGAAGAGGCTCTGAAAGGTAGTTGGAGCCTTGGAGAGGTTGAGAACAGGTAAGATGGGATTGGAATTGATGATGCCTACTCCTCTTCAGGGCCCTAGGCCCCTAATGCCTGGTTTTCCTGGCTTTAGGATCCAAGCAGTACAGTGCAGCCATTGCCTTCACCCTGGCCCTTTTCTCCCATCTCGTCAATCATGTCAACATACGGCTGCAGGCTGAGCTGGAAGAAGGCGAGAATCCTGTTCCAGCATTCCAGAGCGATGGCACAGGTGCAGGAGTGGGGGAGGTTGTGACTATGGAAAGGTTAGCATGGGGTGTGGGCATCAAGGAAGGGGAACACAGTTgtggagggggaggtggtgtTGAAGAGCACTTTCTAGCCTCTGGGCTCCAATTTGTCTCTAGGCCCCACCTCACCCTCCTCTTTCTACAGATGAACCAGAGTCCAAGGAACccttggagaaggaggaggagcctggTCCTGAGCCTCCTCCTGCAGCACCTCAAGCAGGCGAGGTCAGAAAGAGCCGGAAGATCTCCCGTCTCTCCTGCCTCCGCCGCCGCCGTCATCCCCCCAAAGCTGGTGATGACAGTGACCTGAGCGAAGGCTTTGAATCAGACTCAAGCCATGACTCAGCCCGGGCCAGCGAGTGCTCAGACACTGGCTCTGACAAGAGTCTTGAAGGGGGAGGAACCGCCTTTGATGCTGAGACAGACTCAGAAATGAACAGCCAAGAGTCCCGATCAGACCTGGAAGATATGGAGGATGACGAAGGGACACGGTCCCCAGCCTTGGAACACCCTCGGGCCAGGTCAGAGGCCCCTGAATCCCTCAATGGTCCACTGGGCCCCAGTGAGGCTAGTATTGCCAGCAATCTACAAGCCATGTCCACCCAGATGTTCCAGACCAAGCGCTGTTTCCGACTGGCCCCCACCTTCAGCaacctgctcctccagcccaccACCGAACCTCACGCCTTGGCCAGCCACAAGCCCTGTATCAATGGGGATGTGGAGAAGCCCTCAGAGCCAGGTATTTGGGCCTCTCCTCATCATCCTGCTCTTGTCTACATCTCCATGCCATCAGCACTTACCCATGAGAGGCCACTTTCCTCTCTGTGTGAGGACCTCTCATCCCCACCCTTGCTGCCTTGCCTGTGGCCCTCTGACTAGTGTAGCCCAGGAGTTTTTCCCTGAGAATCCCCTCTCCTGCTCACTTCCTctttcccagctcccagcctATTTCGTGGACTTACTTCTCTCCTGCTCCACCCTGCTTTGTCAGCATTGGGGCTTTCCTCCCCACTGACACCAGCAGCTGCAGCTTCCTCCATTGGTGCCATCTCAGGTCCCACCAGAGCTCCTGGAGGCTAGAAAAACCAGCACCCACCAGGACAGGTGGATTAGAGTGAGACTTACGTCCCAAGGGTCCTCCTGCAAAGGGAGCTCACAGTCAGTAATGGCGAGCATTTGTTGAGCCTACTCTATGCCAAGCACTAGGCTGGACTTTTTTCAGGtgttgtcttatttaatttcacAAAGTCCTGTGAAAGAGTTATCATCCCCTTTCTAAATGCTGTCTTACTTCCAAGTTTCTGTGCATGGTGTTCCCTCAGTTTGGAACATACTTTTTCCTCCCTTGCCCTGAACCTGTTGCTTGGCTAATTCTTACTTGCCCTCTAGATTTTAGCTTCAGAGTCACTTGGTCTGGGCCTCCTCCAAGGCTTGCTTAGATGTCCTTCCTGTGGGCTCCTGTAGCCTCTGCACCTCCACAGCTTCTAGCCCTTTTCCACTCAAATGAAGTTGTCTGTCTCCTCAACTAGACTGTGAGCCTCTTGAGGGCAGGACAGTCTATGTTTTGCCTGTTGCTGTATCCTCAGTACCTAACACTGTGCCTGCCACAGGGGTGGGACTTAGGAagtattgaatgaataaaagaaatgaggaagctgaTGTCAGAACTGTAGTGACTTGCTCAGTGTTCTAACCTGGAAAGTTGAAGAGCTAGGAGTTAGAAGTAGTTCTTTTCATTCTCtacccctcttctccctcccctacAGCTCTCTTCTGACTGTCTGCCCTGCCTTCTAGCAATTGGTTAAGTGAATAGCTGTAGACCAGCTTCAGCCTGTAGCTTGAGTCtgaaagaataatatttaaaaaggcaCCAGGCTCTTGGCTTAAAAGCAACCAGTTAGTGGGCCTGGGAGAATGAGGCAGGGGTCTGTAAGTGAATTCCCCATCTTTCATATCAGAATTCTTAAGAAGAGTCCACGCAGGTCGGGTATGCTCCCCCACAGAGCTGAAGCCTATTGCTACGTGCCTGTTGGTTCATCCCAGTTCTCTGTTACCTGCCCCCAGCTTCTGAAGAAGGCTCTGAGTCGGAGGGGAGTGAGTCCAGTGGGCGCTCCTGTCGGAATGAGCGTAGCATCCAAGAGAAGCTGCAGGTCCTGATGGCCGAAGGCCTGCTTCCTGCCGTGAAAGTCTTCCTGGACTGGCTGCGGACCAACCCTGACCTCATCATCGTGTGTGCACAGGTGTGCCACTCCACCCGCACTGCCCTTTGTCAGGCCCCAGGTTGTTGGGGGAGGGTGTTGGCcaggatggggcccaggaatccCCTCAGATGGGGACAAAAGTTATTGTCGAGCATCTGCTTCGTGCTGGGTCCTTATGCTTTTCACAGGAAAATGATTAGGCATGACCTTTGCCCTCAAAGAGCCTGTGCCCTGGGCTGGGATACATATTCTGCAGACTGGGAAAGTGAGAGAGCTGCTCATTCTGCTTTGTATCCCCAAAGCCAGACATACTGCCTTCTGTTATGAGTAATGGTGGAAGTATGTGTTTGAGAGCCAACCTCAATAGGTAAATACCAGAgcccagagaaagaagagaacacTGAGTAGTGATGGAAGAGATGGGATCTAGCAAATGGCGGGGCTTCAGACAAGGCAAAGGTGTTCTGGGCAGGAGAGTCCTGCAGCCAGAGCAAGTGGCGTCAGAGGCTGGCTGCATGGACACTTAGTAGGGTGGTGGCAGCCTTCTTTGGTTCAGAGTCTCAATCTGGAGCCTCTAGTGCCCTAAGGCTTTCATTCAGTGTTGCTTCATTCCAGTAGCACACCTGCCCTGCTGTGAGAGACCCCTTTCCCAGCAGGTCGCCCTTTTCCCTGGATGAGAGAGTTTGGATCAGAGCCAGGCACGCCCTTGGGTGTGTGGTTGTGTCTGATGACAGCTAGTTAGTCATTGTTAGTCATCCAGGGAGCTGTGGTAAAGATGGAGATGCCGGGTCACTTCCCTGGAGAGGTGTGCCAGTATGGGCATGTGGAGGGCTGAAAGAAGGTTTGTGCTAGACAGGGAGAAGCCGTCTCCAATGCTCTAGCTTTTCCCTCTACCAAAATCCAGAAAGTCCTTCCTGTAATCTACTTTTTTCTTGAAGCCTTCAGCTGGTGATGAAGTTCAGCAAGGCTCCATGGTCCCCCTTCTTCATTCCTCATGGAACCAGCTCCCTGTTTTCCAAGTCCTCCACTAGCCCCACCTTGGcctcttttgttaatttttctctcaaatcCCTCTAGGCCTGTGACCATAGCCCCAGACCCCCCAAGTGTAGTGCTTTTCTTGCTCACTGCCATTTTCCAACACTGCCCCAACTGAAGGCCTCCTCTTCCCTCGCTCCCCAGAGCTCTCAGAGTCTGTGGAACCGCCTGTCTGTGTTGCTGAATCTGTTGCCAGCTGCTGGCGAACTTCAAGAGACTGGTGAGTGAGTCCCTGGCGCTCCCCTACCTTCCCCTCTCCCTTATTGGCCCCACAAAGCCCATTCCCCCCTTCCTGGTCACCCGGTCCTTGGGGTAAGGAGGTTAATGGGATTCACTGCCCAACCTCCCTGACACAGCAGTCATTGTGGTCTTGGCCTCTCCTGTTTCCTACCCCAACACTGCCTCACTGTGGGCAGGTGGCCTGTTCTGCCAGGGAGTGTGCTCCCTGGGGAAGGCAGTGGAGTGAACAAGAGCAGTGAGGGGAGCCTGGAGCCAGCCCTAGTCACTGGTGTCACGCTGATGCCTTGGTCATTGGGAATCGACCTTGACCTCCAGCGTTCCATCTGTCTGGCTCATGCCCTCCTACCACCTTCCAACTGGAAATCTCTACCTTCTCCTACCTCTGAGACTCCCCCAAGGGCTATTCATTCCTTCCTCCGGAGCCCCCCTCTCACTTCCAGCCTAATTGTCCCTGCTGTCAGGAAGCTTCCCAGTCTGAGCTGTCCTTGTTCTCCCAACCTGCTCTGCTCTTCTAACCCCTCCAGCTTGGTCTCCTAGACCTCTGCTTGACGGCCCTTGTGTATccgtctctctcctctcctctctccatgtCTCCCCACCTCTGTCCTAGGGGCATGTCCTGTCTCATCAGCTTGGGAATTCCCAAAGGGAAGGGCTGTGTCCTTCTGACTGGGGGCTCCTAAAGGGCAGGTGGTCTCAtgtgtcttctttctccccaggcctggccctgtgtCCCGAGGTCCAGGATCTTCTTGAAGGTTGTGAACTGCCTGACCTCCCCTCTAGCCTGCTGCTCCCAGAGGACATGGCACTTCGTAACCTGCCTCCCCTCCGGGCTGCCCACAGACGTTTTAACTTTGACACGGATCGGCCCTTGCTGAGCACCTTAGAGGAGGTGAGGATATCATTTCTCACGCCACAAGCTCTGTCGTTAGTCAGACACAGCAGCAAATCAGGGGCCCGGGGTTggagggggcaggcaggcagccctCTGTCCAGACAGGGAGAGTAGTGTCCTTGGGGCTGCAGGCGGTGAGTGCTGCTTCATTCAGTGAGCCATTTaagctttctttccctcttggcAGGATGTCCTTCCACAGGGCTGCTGTTGGTAGTGTCTCCTGTTGTAGAACAagcctcttccttcttttttcaccTTTTATAGAAGACAGAACAAGTGAATTATTAGGGCTTTGAAATCTTTATCAGTCTCTTTTCTACTCTGGACCCTGCGTCCTCTGAGCTGAACATCACGGAaagttagagctggaagggaatgTGCTGCCCACTTAGTTCAGTGACTGTCACCCTTGAATCTCTGTCATCACACAGGCCACgtgggggcagcagagggaagCCAAGCAAACAgacctcccagccccctccctgacACACACCCCCTTGGTTGGTCCCTTTCCAGCCAGAGCAGTTTGCCTTtagtctgttttatattttagggTTCTAGATAAGATTTTTGTTTGATGGGGAAGAAGGGTTTTGCTGACCAAAAAAATAAGTTGGAAATGTTGATCTAGTTCAGTCTCCTCATTTTCCACATGAGGAACTAAGACGGGAGGAGAGGCGGCTTAGAATCCAGGTCTCCTCACTGCAGCCCAGTccccttgtttctttcttcctggcCCCAACTCCTGGTTCTCTAGTCTGCCTGGGAGTCTCCTTGCCTACTTGCTTACTCCTGGTGGTTAGAGGTTCTGGGCCCTGTGCTCCTCCTTCGCACCCCACCGCCCGCAAGCCTTTCCAAGGAGCTCCTGTTGCTGAGGAGGCTGGGACagcagggagctggagggagggagccctggTGGGCGGGGTGGGCTTAGAGGGCCCTGCTCAGCCAGGCTGGGCTCCTGTGTCTCCTCACAGTCAGTCGTGCGCATCTGCTGCATCCGCAGCTTTGGCCACTTCATTGCCCGCCTGCAAGGCAGCATCCTTCAGTTCAATCCGGAGGTCGGCATCTTCGTCAGCATCGCCCAGTCTGAGCAGGAGAGCCTGCTGCAGCAGGCCCAGGCACAGTTCCGCATGGTGAGTCAGGCCTTCCCCTCCCTGTCCACTCTGCTTCCCTGGGGCTCACTGAGAAACCAGGGTGAGAGACTCGGACAGACTGGTGGCCCTTGACTGAAGGATGTGGTGAGTGGGGTTGAGGAAACCGACCCTCCGGAGAGAGGAGGCCCGGGAGGGAACTGAGGGATGGGCTAATAGACAGGGAGTGAGAAGACCTTTGAACAGAGGCAGCATGGCACCAGACCTGTATCCAGACTGCCTAGGGGTTGAGGGCCATCTGTGTCACCTCCCAGTCTGAATTAAGCAAGTCACTAAGCCTgtttccttatcagatatgaggGAGTAGCAGAGTCAGCTTTATGGGGTGGTTGTGATGATGGAATGATAGTGCATATCAGCCCTTTGCATGTTGTCTGATGGAGTGTGTGTGCTCAGCAAGTGCTCCTTGCCCTTCTCTTTTAGGGGGAGGAACACTAAGGAatggaggggagtggagggatCTTGGTATCAGACACCATGCAGGAACCCTCCCATCCCAGACTTGGTCCCATCCCTCAGAGGCTCCAAAGAGTAGGAAGTGGCCTGGGTTGCCTCTTTTCCATTCAgtaattcattccacaaatatttattgagagtctgcTCTGTGCTGGACCCATCAGTATTCTAGGCACTGCAGTTACAGCAGCGAACAAGAGAATCCTTTCTCTTCTGGGGCTGATACTTGATGAGCAACCATCTGGGTTCCGCAGTGGGGCCTGCGCAGCCCTGGGCGTGTTGTCCTCCTCGAGCTGAGCGGCAGCAGTACACTTGGGGTGGAGTGTGGCACAGGCAGCATGGCCCCCATGTCTCCTCAAGCCTCGGGGTTCTTTATCCCAAACCGGCGCCCTTCCCCATGACCTTCCTTTACCCGGCCCCAGGCGTCCCCACCTCTCTTAGGCCTCCTTCGTGTGGACATTCTGCTTAGCTGGGGAGGGGCACAGGCTCCCCAGCAACTCCCTTCCTGGCTGTCTTAAAAGCAAGCacattttgttaaaaacaaaccTTTTGTTTTAAGGCATTTATTGCTGTTCCATAGGGGAAAACATGGGGGGTTACACAAATAATTATGGGGAAGTTACACAGCTTCAAAAAATGTTAGAGTTTTTCCAGGCATTTCCTCCAGCCTAAAGCTCCCGAAGACTCCTTCTCAGGGGCAGGGAGTACCTGAAAGCCCCTCTCGTGAGGTGCTGGACACACAGGCCAAGCTGGACACAAGCCACAT from Equus przewalskii isolate Varuska unplaced genomic scaffold, EquPr2 ChrUn-9, whole genome shotgun sequence includes:
- the SMG5 gene encoding nonsense-mediated mRNA decay factor SMG5, which produces MSQGPTTGESSEPEAKVLHTKRLYRAVVEAVHRLDLILCNKTAYQEVFKPENISLRNKLRELCVKLMFLHPVDYGRKAEELLWRKVYYEVIQLIKTNKKHIHSRSTLECAYRTHLVAGIGFYQHLLLYIQSHYQLELQCCIDWTHVTDPLIGCKKPVSASGKEMDWAQMACHRCLVYLGDLSRYQNELAGVDTELLAERFYYQALSVAPQIGMPFNQLGTLAGSKYYNVEAMYCYLRCIQSEVSFEGAYGNLKRLYDKAAKMYHQLKKCETRKLSPSKKRCKDIKRLLVNFMYLQSLLQPKSSSVDSELTSLCQSVLEDFNLCLFYLPSSPNLSLASEDEEEYDSGYAFLPDLLIFQMVIICLMGVHSLKRAGSKQYSAAIAFTLALFSHLVNHVNIRLQAELEEGENPVPAFQSDGTDEPESKEPLEKEEEPGPEPPPAAPQAGEVRKSRKISRLSCLRRRRHPPKAGDDSDLSEGFESDSSHDSARASECSDTGSDKSLEGGGTAFDAETDSEMNSQESRSDLEDMEDDEGTRSPALEHPRARSEAPESLNGPLGPSEASIASNLQAMSTQMFQTKRCFRLAPTFSNLLLQPTTEPHALASHKPCINGDVEKPSEPASEEGSESEGSESSGRSCRNERSIQEKLQVLMAEGLLPAVKVFLDWLRTNPDLIIVCAQSSQSLWNRLSVLLNLLPAAGELQETGLALCPEVQDLLEGCELPDLPSSLLLPEDMALRNLPPLRAAHRRFNFDTDRPLLSTLEESVVRICCIRSFGHFIARLQGSILQFNPEVGIFVSIAQSEQESLLQQAQAQFRMAQEEARRNRLMRDMAQLRLQLEVSQLEGSLQQPKAQSAMSPYLVPDTQALCHHLPVIRQLATSGRFIVIIPRTVIDGLDLLKKEHPGARDGIRYLEAEFKKGNRYIRWQKEVGKSFERHKLKRQDADAWTLYKILDSCKQLTLAQGAGEEDPSGMVTIITGLPLDNPSALSGPMQAALQAAAHASVDIKNVLDFYKQWKEIG